In the genome of Gloeotrichia echinulata CP02, one region contains:
- the mfd gene encoding transcription-repair coupling factor — translation MAFSSIVRALARSPLTTEFLSKLNRQQDLRLNGIPRLPKGLVASALAQKSERNLFVVCATLEEAGRAYAQLEAMGWHTVHFYPTSEASPYEPFDPETEMTWGQMQVLADLIIGDWGHFGKLSASLETLRQAQCIAGDTSASSVHRWGNPTPKRSLAIVATTGALQPHLPPLAAFIPFCLTLKRGMEFDLNTFSTKIATLGYERVPLVETEGQWSRRGDIVDVFPVASELPVRLEWFGDEIEQIREFDPATQRSALDKINQIILTPTSFTPIIQEALKDSDQLQVLNAELNSESALLEGSRRFLGLAFEKPASVLDYLSANTLVVIDEPEQCHAHSERWVENAEEQWSGGHWGVSAVLGSAQVKQLPSLGTGHGEESEQLPIRNDQLPKIHQSFDDCLAAAGNFLKLYLSELSEENSGTNLASRPVPITPHQFAKLAQTLRQERDRNFSVWLISAQPTRSVSLLQEHDCPVQFIPNPRDYLAIEKLQINHTPIALKYSGLAELEGFILPTYRIVVVTDREFYGQHSLASPSYIRKRRQAASKQVDPNKLRPGDYVVHRSHGIGKFVKLESLTINEETRDYLVVQYADGLLRVAADQVGSLSRFRTTGDKAPELHKMSGKAWENTKSKVRKAIKKLAVDLLKLYAARSQQEGFSYPQDMPWQEEMEDSFPYQATTDQLKAVQDVKRDMESDRPMDRLVCGDVGFGKTEVAIRAIFKAVTAGKQVALLAPTTILTQQHYHTLKERFAPYPVNVGLLNRFRTAEERRDIQKRLATGELDVVVGTHQLLGKGVSFRDLGLLVVDEEQRFGVNQKEKIKSLKTQVDVLTLSATPIPRTLYMSLSGIREMSLITTPPPSRRPIKTHLAQMSPETIRSAIRQELDRGGQVFYVVPRVEGIEETTAKLREVVPSARIAVGHGQMDEGQLESTMLTFNNGDADILVCTTIIESGLDIPRVNTILIEDAHRFGLAQLYQLRGRVGRAGIQAHAWLFYPEQRVLSDAARQRLRAIQEFTQLGSGYQLAMRDMEIRGVGNLLGAEQSGQMDAIGFDLYMEMLEESIREIRGQEIPKVNDTQIDLNLTAFIPSDYIIDIDQKMSAYRAVAAAKSKEELTQIAADWSDRYGAIPAPASQLLRVMELKQLGKKLGFSRIKPENKQHVILETPMEEPAWNLLAGNLTESLRSRFVYSPGKVTVRGLAVLKADKQLQSLLDAFGKMEGAIVEPAVV, via the coding sequence ATGGCATTTTCTTCCATTGTGCGTGCGTTGGCGCGATCGCCCCTGACCACAGAATTCCTGTCTAAGCTCAATCGACAACAAGATTTGCGGTTAAATGGTATTCCCCGCCTCCCCAAAGGCTTGGTGGCTTCAGCCTTGGCGCAAAAATCAGAAAGGAATTTGTTTGTGGTCTGCGCTACTCTGGAGGAAGCCGGACGTGCTTATGCTCAGTTAGAGGCGATGGGATGGCACACAGTACATTTTTACCCCACCTCTGAGGCGTCCCCCTACGAACCCTTTGATCCCGAAACCGAAATGACTTGGGGACAGATGCAAGTGTTAGCGGATTTGATCATCGGGGACTGGGGACACTTCGGCAAGCTCAGTGCATCGCTGGAGACACTTCGGCAAGCTCAGTGCATCGCTGGGGACACTTCGGCAAGCTCAGTGCATCGCTGGGGAAATCCCACACCGAAGCGATCCTTGGCGATTGTCGCCACTACTGGGGCGCTACAACCACACCTACCACCGTTAGCAGCTTTTATACCTTTTTGCCTGACCCTGAAGCGGGGGATGGAATTCGATTTGAATACCTTCAGTACTAAGATAGCGACTTTGGGGTATGAACGGGTGCCGTTAGTGGAAACAGAAGGCCAGTGGAGTCGGCGTGGTGATATTGTGGATGTGTTTCCTGTGGCGTCTGAGTTGCCAGTCAGGCTGGAATGGTTTGGCGACGAAATCGAGCAAATCCGAGAATTTGATCCCGCTACTCAACGTTCTGCCCTAGACAAAATTAACCAAATTATCCTTACTCCCACTAGCTTTACTCCCATTATCCAGGAAGCACTCAAAGATAGTGATCAGTTACAGGTATTGAATGCTGAGTTAAATTCTGAGTCAGCACTTTTAGAAGGTAGTCGGCGATTTTTGGGGTTAGCTTTTGAAAAACCAGCATCTGTGTTAGACTACTTAAGTGCAAATACACTGGTTGTCATTGATGAGCCTGAACAGTGTCATGCACACAGCGAGCGCTGGGTGGAAAATGCCGAAGAACAATGGTCAGGGGGGCATTGGGGAGTCAGTGCGGTCTTGGGGTCTGCCCAAGTGAAGCAACTGCCGTCATTGGGTACTGGGCATGGGGAAGAGTCTGAGCAATTACCAATTAGGAATGACCAATTACCGAAAATTCATCAGTCCTTTGATGATTGTTTAGCTGCAGCGGGAAATTTCCTCAAGTTATATTTATCAGAACTATCTGAAGAAAATAGTGGGACTAATCTGGCGAGTAGACCTGTTCCCATCACACCACACCAATTTGCCAAACTGGCCCAGACATTGCGCCAAGAACGCGATCGCAATTTTTCGGTCTGGCTGATTTCGGCTCAACCAACACGTTCTGTGTCCCTATTGCAAGAACACGATTGCCCAGTCCAGTTTATCCCCAATCCCCGTGATTACCTAGCGATTGAAAAGTTACAAATAAATCATACACCAATAGCACTGAAATATTCGGGACTGGCGGAACTCGAAGGCTTTATTCTGCCTACCTATCGAATTGTTGTCGTCACTGACCGCGAATTTTATGGACAGCACTCCCTTGCTAGTCCCAGCTATATTCGCAAGCGTCGCCAAGCTGCTTCTAAGCAAGTTGACCCCAATAAACTGCGTCCAGGAGATTATGTGGTTCACCGCAGCCACGGGATTGGGAAATTTGTTAAACTAGAAAGTTTAACTATTAATGAAGAAACCCGTGATTATTTGGTCGTACAATATGCAGACGGGTTATTGAGAGTCGCTGCAGACCAAGTAGGTTCTTTATCTCGGTTCCGCACTACGGGAGATAAAGCACCAGAACTGCATAAAATGAGCGGCAAAGCTTGGGAGAATACCAAGAGCAAAGTCCGCAAAGCCATCAAGAAATTGGCTGTTGACTTGCTAAAATTGTATGCAGCGCGATCGCAACAAGAAGGTTTTAGCTATCCCCAGGATATGCCTTGGCAAGAGGAAATGGAAGATTCTTTCCCCTACCAAGCCACTACAGACCAGCTCAAAGCTGTGCAAGATGTCAAACGGGATATGGAAAGCGATCGCCCAATGGATCGTTTAGTCTGTGGTGATGTCGGTTTCGGTAAAACGGAAGTAGCTATTCGCGCCATTTTCAAAGCTGTTACTGCTGGTAAACAAGTCGCCTTGCTTGCGCCTACCACCATCCTCACCCAACAACATTACCACACCCTTAAAGAACGCTTTGCCCCCTACCCGGTAAATGTCGGCTTACTTAACCGCTTCCGCACTGCTGAAGAACGCCGTGATATTCAAAAGCGGCTGGCGACTGGTGAATTAGATGTAGTGGTTGGCACACACCAACTTTTAGGTAAAGGCGTCAGCTTCCGCGATTTAGGACTGTTGGTAGTGGATGAAGAACAACGATTTGGCGTCAACCAAAAAGAAAAAATTAAAAGCCTGAAAACTCAAGTAGACGTACTAACCCTTTCCGCTACTCCCATTCCCCGCACCTTGTACATGTCCCTATCCGGGATTCGGGAAATGAGTTTAATTACCACACCACCCCCATCCCGGCGTCCCATTAAAACCCATCTGGCACAGATGAGTCCAGAAACCATCCGCAGCGCCATTCGTCAAGAATTAGACAGAGGCGGTCAAGTATTTTATGTAGTTCCACGGGTGGAAGGCATTGAAGAAACCACCGCCAAATTGCGCGAAGTTGTACCATCAGCTAGAATTGCCGTTGGCCATGGTCAAATGGATGAAGGACAATTAGAATCAACTATGCTCACCTTCAACAATGGTGATGCAGATATCCTGGTTTGTACCACAATAATTGAATCTGGTTTAGACATTCCGCGAGTTAACACCATATTAATCGAAGATGCCCACCGTTTTGGGTTAGCACAATTATATCAATTACGCGGTCGTGTAGGACGTGCAGGCATCCAAGCCCACGCCTGGTTATTTTACCCCGAACAACGGGTGTTATCAGATGCCGCACGGCAGCGATTACGCGCCATTCAGGAATTTACTCAGTTGGGTTCAGGATATCAACTGGCGATGCGTGATATGGAAATTCGGGGTGTAGGTAACTTGCTAGGTGCAGAACAATCGGGTCAAATGGATGCGATTGGTTTTGATTTGTATATGGAAATGTTAGAAGAATCAATTCGGGAAATTCGCGGACAGGAAATACCCAAAGTTAACGATACCCAAATTGACCTTAATCTCACAGCATTTATTCCGTCAGATTACATTATTGACATCGATCAAAAGATGAGTGCTTACCGTGCGGTAGCAGCAGCAAAATCGAAAGAAGAATTAACACAGATCGCCGCAGATTGGAGCGATCGCTATGGTGCAATTCCCGCACCAGCTAGTCAATTATTGCGGGTCATGGAACTGAAACAGTTAGGGAAAAAGTTAGGATTTAGTCGCATTAAACCAGAAAATAAACAGCATGTGATTTTAGAAACGCCAATGGAAGAACCAGCGTGGAATTTATTAGCAGGTAATTTAACCGAAAGTTTGCGATCGCGCTTTGTTTATTCTCCTGGGAAAGTGACGGTGCGGGGTTTAGCAGTTTTAAAAGCAGATAAACAATTGCAAAGTTTGCTGGATGCTTTTGGCAAAATGGAGGGGGCGATTGTCGAGCCAGCTGTTGTTTGA
- a CDS encoding helix-turn-helix domain-containing protein: MLLAFKAQLKVNKLQSLLFAKDAGFARHAWNQE, translated from the coding sequence ATGCTACTAGCATTTAAAGCACAACTCAAAGTTAACAAACTCCAAAGCCTGTTATTTGCCAAAGATGCAGGCTTCGCCAGACACGCATGGAATCAAGAGTAG
- a CDS encoding hemolysin family protein: protein MSSITFEIFTIFVLIIANGLFSMSEMAIVSARKVRLQQLGNQGDVNARVALKLAESPNNFLSIVQVGITLINILNGVFGGATIAKRLEEYVNLVPFLTVYSEPISFGVVVLVITYFSLIVGELVPKRLALNNPERIAAIVAIPMRALAALASPVVYLLSASTEMVLRVLGITPSSEPQVTEEEIKILIEQGTEAGTFEEAEQDMVERIFRLGDRPVSSFMTPRPDIVWLDLEDPPEENRQKMVDSAYSRYPVCQGGLDNVLGVIPVTDLLARSFRSQTLDLTVGLRQPVFVPESTRGLKVLELFKQTITHMALVVDEYGVIQGLVTLNDVMSEIVGDVPSADGQENPQAVQREDGSWLLDGMLPVEEFLELFEQSELESDERGSYQTLGGFVITHLGRIPAAADHFEWQGMRLEVMDMDGNRVDKVLVVPMVNQSADAN from the coding sequence ATGTCTTCCATCACTTTTGAGATTTTTACCATTTTTGTACTCATTATTGCCAACGGATTGTTTTCTATGTCTGAGATGGCTATCGTCTCGGCGCGGAAGGTCAGGTTACAGCAGTTAGGTAATCAAGGCGATGTCAATGCGCGGGTAGCATTAAAACTAGCTGAGTCTCCGAATAATTTCCTATCCATCGTTCAGGTGGGAATTACGCTCATTAATATCCTCAATGGTGTTTTTGGTGGAGCCACAATTGCCAAAAGACTAGAGGAGTATGTGAACCTAGTTCCTTTTTTGACAGTTTATAGTGAACCGATATCTTTCGGGGTGGTGGTTTTGGTGATCACCTATTTTTCACTAATTGTCGGCGAACTGGTACCCAAGCGACTGGCATTAAACAATCCCGAAAGGATTGCAGCGATTGTAGCAATTCCTATGCGAGCTTTGGCGGCACTAGCTTCTCCTGTAGTTTATCTCTTAAGTGCTTCAACAGAAATGGTGCTGCGAGTATTAGGCATTACACCCTCCTCCGAACCCCAAGTCACCGAAGAAGAAATTAAAATCTTAATTGAGCAAGGCACCGAGGCGGGAACCTTTGAAGAAGCTGAACAGGATATGGTCGAGCGAATCTTTCGCCTAGGCGATCGCCCCGTCAGTTCTTTTATGACACCCCGTCCAGATATTGTCTGGCTTGACTTGGAAGACCCCCCAGAAGAAAACCGCCAGAAAATGGTTGATAGTGCCTATTCTCGCTATCCTGTTTGTCAGGGGGGACTTGACAATGTACTGGGTGTGATTCCTGTTACCGACTTATTAGCCCGGAGTTTCCGAAGTCAAACCCTAGACTTGACCGTGGGATTGCGACAGCCTGTATTTGTACCAGAAAGTACTCGTGGTTTGAAAGTTTTGGAATTATTCAAACAAACCATCACTCACATGGCCCTGGTAGTCGATGAATATGGCGTGATTCAAGGTTTAGTCACTCTTAACGATGTCATGAGCGAAATAGTTGGTGATGTTCCCTCTGCTGATGGACAGGAAAACCCACAAGCTGTGCAACGGGAAGATGGTTCCTGGCTTTTGGATGGGATGCTTCCCGTCGAAGAGTTTTTGGAACTTTTCGAGCAGTCAGAGTTAGAATCCGATGAACGGGGTAGCTATCAAACCTTGGGTGGTTTTGTGATCACCCATCTCGGTCGTATCCCCGCCGCCGCAGATCATTTTGAATGGCAAGGTATGCGTTTGGAAGTCATGGATATGGATGGAAATCGCGTTGATAAGGTACTTGTCGTCCCAATGGTCAATCAGTCAGCAGACGCTAATTAG